The Montipora foliosa isolate CH-2021 chromosome 1, ASM3666993v2, whole genome shotgun sequence genome has a window encoding:
- the LOC138000186 gene encoding uncharacterized protein, giving the protein MRETPMHRAEKSLLPMRRKMSPTAISNMEAHAIEQTGVDEEITSPAPTTKDSLFYASSKRSVSSSKYEPSLSEKCLIPPFTTFRDSDKRENFTQNFHFRRPSEHFLEVLGSQKEMQAFPNTILGTSLPPLRKPNHAEDSLKRTPREVKIAFSGSVCNGGLSKPTNDDNQLLFLSGTKKAFVASNLPNKQILRKTNSLPLIKTFSNHSNGLCDLNAGPTFRNRTKSVVVSPGELVNESEQTQLPFDENLEEQNDAAIFDKPEEEQDPEKFSMICQWLKECEKSKIV; this is encoded by the coding sequence ATGCGAGAGACACCAATGCATAGGGCGGAGAAAAGCTTACTTCCAATGCGGCGTAAGATGTCACCAACCGCGATTTCAAACATGGAAGCTCACGCAATTGAACAAACCGGTGTCGATGAGGAGATCACAAGTCCAGCGCCGACTACGAAAGACAGCCTCTTCTACGCTTCATCAAAGAGGAGCGTCTCAAGCTCTAAATATGAGCCAAGTTTGTCCGAAAAGTGCTTGATTCCGCCCTTTACAACATTTCGAGACAGTGATAAAAGAGAAAACTTCACTCAAAATTTTCACTTCAGAAGACCCTCCGAACATTTTCTGGAGGTTTTGGGCTCACAAAAAGAGATGCAGGCTTTTCCTAACACGATATTAGGGACTTCTTTACCACCATTACGAAAACCAAACCATGCAGAAGATTCGCTTAAAAGGACTCCTAGAGAAGTTAAAATTGCATTTAGTGGAAGTGTTTGCAACGGTGGCTTGTCAAAACCAACAAATGATGACAACCAACTTCTTTTCCTTTCCGGTACGAAGAAAGCCTTTGTAGCATCAAACCTTCCTAACAAACAGATTCTGCGAAAGACGAACTCGCTACCTTTGATTAAAACATTCTCTAACCACTCTAATGGGTTATGTGACCTAAACGCCGGACCTACTTTTCGAAATCGCACGAAATCTGTGGTTGTGAGTCCGGGAGAGTTGGTGAATGAATCTGAACAAACGCAGTTGCCATTTGATGAAAATTTAGAAGAACAAAACGACGCAGCAATATTTGATAAACCCGAAGAGGAGCAGGATCCAGAAAAGTTTTCTATGATTTGTCAATGGTTAAAGGAGTGTGAAAAATCCAAAATCGTTTGA